One window of Micromonas commoda chromosome 1, complete sequence genomic DNA carries:
- a CDS encoding predicted protein has protein sequence MTRAVLAPKAAGAKPRASAFVGRPAALKARVAAPKARAASLTVRAASQTEDLNKKLQEVTATVSEKWDDTEEKPAVVTLGIFGLVGLVAANGVLKSIDGLPLIPDLLELVGIGFSGFYIYQNLLFKPDRAALKESISKSIDKIL, from the exons atgacccgcgccgtgctcgcccCCAAGGCGGCCGGTGCCAagccccgcgcctccgccttcgtgggccgacccgccgccctcaaggcccgcgtcgccg CTCCcaaggctcgcgccgcgtccctcaccgtccgcgccgcgtcccagACCGAGGACCTCAACAAGAAGCTCCAGgag GTCACCGCCACCGTGTCCGAAAAGTGGGACGACACCGAGGAGAAGCCCGCGGTGGTGACCCTCGGCATCTTCGG CCTCGtgggcctcgtcgccgcgaacggcgtgcTCAAGTCCATCGACGGCCTCCCGCTCATCCccgacctcctcgagctcgtcggcatCGGCTTCTCCGGCTTTTACATCTACCAGAACCTGCTGTTCAAGcccgaccgcgcggcgctcaaggagtCCATCTCCAAGTCCATCGACAAGATCCTCTAA
- a CDS encoding ribosomal protein L3 (RPL3): MSHRKFEHPRLGHLGFLPKKRSQRARGKCKKFPRDDASKEPHLTAFMGFKAGMTHVVRDVDKPGSKLHKKETLEAVTIVETPAMVVVGVVGYVKTPQGLRALNTVWAEHLNDEIRRRFYKNWFKSKKKAFTKYAKKYTNGTIQQELDNLRKNADVVRVIAHTQVRKVKNLKQKKAHVMEIQVNGGDAAAKVDFAYKFFEKAIPVDAVFNKDEMIDCISVSKGKGFEGVVTRWGVTRLPRKTHRGLRKVGCIGAWHPARVAFTVARPGQHGYHHRTEINKKIYRVGKEGEDSHKATTEHDATDKDITPMGGFPHYGIVKNDYLMIKGGIAGPRKRVITLRQSLFKQTSRVAQEEIAIKFIDTSSKFGHGRFQTAEEKAKTYGRVKA, encoded by the coding sequence ATGTCTCACCGCAAGTTCGAGCACCCCCGTCTCGGTCACCTTGGCTTCCTCCCCAAGAAGCGCTCCCAGCGCGCCAGGGGCAAGTGCAAGAAGTTCCCcagggacgacgcgtccaagGAGCCCCACCTCACCGCGTTCATGGGTTTCAAGGCGGGCATGACGCACGTGGTCCGCGACGTGGACAAGCCCGGGTCCAAGCTCCACAAGAAGgagacgctcgaggcggtCACCATCGTCGAGACCCCCGCGATggtggtcgtcggcgtcgtcggctaCGTCAAGACCCCGCAGGGCCTGCGCGCGCTCAACACCGTGTGGGCGGAGCACCTCAACGACGAGATTCGACGCCGCTTTTACAAGAACTGGTTCAAGTCCAAGAAGAAGGCTTTCACCAAGTACGCCAAGAAGTACACCAACGGCACGATCCAGCAGGAGCTCGACAACCTTCGCAAgaacgccgacgtcgtccgcgtcatTGCGCACACCCAGGTTCGCAAAGTTAAGAATCTCAAACAAAAGAAGGCGCACGTCATGGAGATTCAagtcaacggcggcgacgccgccgccaaggttgACTTTGCCTACAAGTTCTTCGAGAAGGCCatccccgtcgacgccgtgttCAACAAGGACGAGATGATCGACTGCATCTCCGTCTCCAAGGGTAAGGGtttcgagggcgtcgtcaccCGTTGGGGCGTCACCCGCCTGCCCCGCAAGACGCACCGAGGTTTGCGCAAGGTTGGATGCATCGGCGCGtggcaccccgcgcgcgtcgcgttcacCGTCGCCAGGCCCGGCCAACACGGCTACCACCACCGCACGGAAATTAACAAGAAAATCTACCGCGTGGGCAAGGAGGGTGAGGATTCGCACAAGGCGACTACGGAGCACGACGCGACTGATAAGGACATCACCCCCATGGGCGGCTTCCCCCACTACGGCATCGTCAAGAACGATTACCTCATGATCAAGGGTGGCATCGCGGGCCCGCGGAAGAGGGTCATCACCCTCCGCCAGTCCCTCTTCAAGCAGACTTCGCGGGTCGCGCAGGAGGAGATTGCCATCAAGTTTATCGACACGTCGTCCAAGTTTGGCCACGGCAGGTTCCaaaccgccgaggagaaggcgaagaCGTACGGCCGCGTCAAGGCTTGA
- a CDS encoding predicted protein produces the protein MGVRAAECFVVCGLPASPVTVDGVAGFVGAGESYRPEVLSSYPPRARPPRGAGTNRGETDEPSTTGDDQGSRPPWPPHLALCAMPLGVDVHVASDPPRDALAPTSYPIVLTDGDGAPVYCACLAFLAPVPSRTRAAVPALRSACARMCVVLVSRAPIIDVLRHALNAVVGRCAFGTQPWSDAPPVGAIGAALVDGLNVASSFYLGTNARRLIDRPIDSRGARLGSAPTRHRDGHPRGVRPRGVRPAPTTLFSVCGETFALPPVDDDDAWIDWRRDPHVNTDTERRSELDDSDYHDDSYDDDSDDSDSDRLHETSPTDSSYPRGATPNDARVPSSVTNANANVHPTSAFLAWRRDNGFPSFDDAACSFEPLLRCLDERNAAVCAVALERRVLLRASSNSLLVAVSGGILRALRPLRYRGVFVPCLPSSLADYADAPTPYLMGFRSVRGTSAGSSVINGSSNNVLDDALAAERLDGVVVVDLDANVVTDLANRFRGEGGDEGVTLGSRSSRAKSKSHSAHSRSRSRGKSRERRTNNDSDDRSAENVSPGESSWPGESGDELARRLRRLRSPDLCEMDASSAEYVGGGAQYVGGGAQYDVGDAQYDVGGAQYDVGGAQYVGDVGEREFRAALAAANGSLSDYRAASAGALDSGFSPGGLRNPGGPQRRRRRHRKRGDWSTAHDACAQLCFAALWRDVVRGYRSYLLDVGQMSDTDGGGACFDVDGFLAEKYPDGTGVDGGNAPKNGSAGPRLDPNRPRVPRAFAAAFVSTASFARHCEVQIADAVSAAERDRRRFGAVSGSNPRGDSFSGTLPDVASREGAKQSGQNAPRGAKLVDPMLAEDHDDRSSGGSHDGSGVEGNTRAVTGRLVTGKIVRRPRVFDPSSFEGAYDRSSYVGTSGRGFDSARGRTRVATRGVTFRSVQLSRGGWDDDELLDEDGVPSGGDLPVHVGNGTDRLANDDDDVPSSFGGFTAVGHGAGSPSPHALTLRRSVNHASVESSSHRQTQPPNPPRAGLPAMEPVCVTSNGDSRAGERDPWRSAVPGSIPGGGGETRDSRDEGPPGGESDLNVSSSGLSFLGFGDGANNGTNGTRVPVQRASSVTHGLSTIRPGGPAGVRGNPSGGQSGTSTESSDRAGTAGHRPRHGRSASSTSFFAPAPSSPPRDRRAGLIPGSSNSESDGEGSTAPGKTNSGKNLSLSYLASSMSPPRMFGSPSKQRSFRERRRQSEDMTTRHPPNATPADPNSNADGRKGQVKDKSSEKMKSSYGASIFGLTFRSRRKSEAARFKAQRGESDHGANNFGPTAAGAAAARAAGSGGDLSQWIAMMSSETPAPSAQNSRKDLDVTAGETAGETASETAAAIRTSPADALDVPGGDGNVELAENVADLAEKKTHEKTVHQKPTSSELAPAPETAEKRSETVRNGHTETASSFVAAKTRELWSLASAGADIRARAAAAAAAVRALRPVCSTRSTNMFDVRRSTLSAAAAELVAVDLDGVLAAMEGAHGDDGTLLGLSGTLGPGDSLAGVHQLDHSPVPGLLSYYSGQSLRLIEETSGEGASLSPSEPPGFDSRSGQNHGLQSTFIDETDGAENEAERSMRAADDEAKRSARAAARRRSEKARLDAALELTRWPGYRAALDAVAVAAIASGDVAKVAAVLRVVRGNDGRVALPGGARVWSDPNVWIGLYDFYESCAEFGNEFEDDSYDDSYDDDVGGPSLANPPGIEPATGRALRAANDRSCTPAALAGRMASVGLPPHAVAALLASACAKRSKKRSKKRSTKGGTNESRRTPLEKGADDVGKGRVGKSGATKTLGKTLEDADAAAGLPRRVAPIPASSADRVGRSVGRVWEVSSSLPTRGIEPLTSSTPSDAPTDAINPRGKTGAGIGVSHDAWIERMRRASRWVGTRGESAPHQSAPHQSAPHPRGSQSHPGGRGSDAENEAPWWARAEATAGLGGASPFSDVFSMSEFNGASKKKRTFTVRLNSRVVTVENGRIEEDEDEGDGDTPRRDGAILVDEGLEEYLSGLDLDGEEDFEFHDPRDEDEFLRFDRFRPLRRRGDWCDLPADVLAASPWSDRRERSARTSGGSDFVQPSNSISRRNSIRLDGPDSRWGADTSSHHAITAVAVGAGGIAAVGSCHGAFAAWNPRTGVVVRARPGGWGEAVSVAGAIGTNRHYNPTVGLTALGFTAGSSSGLGGGDGGNRSGDLAVGGTRGGGVAAWDVRTGACVCASPGSHAGAVTIVQSATSASTSASTSSSTSQVSSTDVGSGGELSNGSNADNNSSFGAVFGHPALALTASNAPADGRVRLWDVRAGPRETAAALGGHRGGVHAVSCESPKFVFTGDGDGVVRAWDWRRAGGGPIASANAHDGEFIFIFVWTIRLTRFFLTGVVTAVTPLRFDRADVAASAGVDGVVRVLSLDGGKGGGVALVGHLAPVTGLVRLGGFVGEGGSDLPDPSSKATSHRPVAGHGRRLSSIADLTRGPGGHPGDVAFDRRLGSSLGGSGGMTDSYYSGNVSGQFAGLASASADGAVRLWCPDGGGGAGWRCAAVAHAHASRVVAMARCTSGTNSGSSGSSSGGGVSSSGRLFRGTNLLTAGDDASFARWPDAEPFLRRARNSRSGVRPVQSSVRYRRVGGSNPRGGGAAWTPERMHHRCYVQSPRVVCAIDASGSGALVVGTRDGVVTCASLE, from the exons ATGGGGGTTCGGGCAGCGGAGTGCTTCGTCGTGTGCGGcctccccgcgtcgcccgtcaccgtcgacggcgtcgccgggttcgtcggcgcgggggaatCGTACCGCCCGGAGGTGCTCTCGTCGtatcccccgcgcgcgcgtccgccgcgcggggcgggcaCCAATCGCGGCGAGACGGACGAAccttcgacgacgggcgacgaCCAGGGGTCGCGTCCTCCGTGGCCGCCGCATCTCGCGCTCTGCGCGATGccgctcggcgtggacgttcacgtcgcgtccgaccctccccgcgacgccctcgccccgacGTCCTACCCAATCGTgctcaccgacggcgacggcgcgcccgtgTACTGCGCGTGCCTCGCTTTTTTagcgccggtgccgtcgcggacgcgcgcggctgtGCCGGCGCTGcgcagcgcgtgcgcgcggatgTGCGTCGTGCTCGTATCGCGCGCCCCGATCATCGACGTCCTGCGACACGCCCTCAACGCCGTCGTGGGGCGGTGCGCGTTCGGTACGCAGCCCTGGTccgacgccccgcccgtCGGAGCCATCGGCGCAGCGCTGGTCGACGGCCTcaacgtcgcgtcgtcgttttaCTTGGGAACAAACGCTCGTCGCCTGATTGATCGACCGATCGAttcgcggggggcgcgtcTAGGGTCGGCACCCACTCGGCACCGCGATGGGCACCCGCGTGGCGTGCGCCCGCGTGGCGtgcgccccgcgcccacgacgcTATTCTCCGTGTGCG GCGAGACGTTCGCGCTGCcgccggtggacgacgacgacgcgtggatCGACTGGCGCCGCGATCCACACGTAAACACCGACACGGAACGACGCTCGGAACTCGACGACTCGGATTATCACGACGAttcgtacgacgacgactcggacgactcggactcggaccgATTGCACgagacgtcgccgaccgATTCTTCGTATCCCCGAGGTGCCACTCCGAACGACGCGAGAGTGCCCTCCTCTGTCACGAATGCCAACGCGAACGTCcacccgacgagcgcgtttCTCGCGTGGCGAAGAGACAACGGCTTCCCctcgttcgacgacgccgcgtgttCGTTCGAACCGTTGCTCCGgtgcctcgacgagcgcaaCGCG GCGGTGTGCGCTGTGGCGCTCGAACGGAGGGTGCTCCTGAGGGCGTCGTCCAACTCGTtgctcgtcgcggtgagcggTGGGATTCTACGGGCGCTTCGGCCGCTGAGGTACCGCGgg GTGTTCGTGCCGTGTCTGCCGAGCTCGCTGGCGGAttacgcggacgcgccgacgccgtacCTTATGGGGTTTAGGTCGGTTCGGGGTACCTCAGCGGGTTCGAGCGTTATTAACGGTTCGAGTAACAACGTtttggacgacgcgctcgccgcggagaggctcgacggcgtggtggtggtggaccTGGACGCCAACGTCGTGACGGATCTCGCGAATAGAtttcgcggcgaaggaggcgacgagggagtAACGCTCGGGTCCCGGAGCTCCCGCGCGAAATCGAAGTCCCATTCGGCGCATAGCCGGTCCAGAAGCCGCGGCAAGTCTCGCGAGCGTCGAACGAATAACGACTCGGATGACCGTTCGGCGGAAAACGTCAGTCCCGGCGAATCTTCGTGGCCCGGCGAGTCGGGCGACGAGCTTGCGCGAAGGCTCCGGCGGCTGAGGTCGCCGGATCTGTgcgagatggacgcgagcagcgccgAGTACGTCGGCGGGGGTGCCCAGTACGTCGGCGGGGGTGCCCAGTACGATGTCGGGGACGCCCAGTACGATGTCGGGGGTGCCCAGTACGATGTCGGGGGTGCCCAGTACGTCGGTGACGTGGGGGAGCGCGAgtttcgcgccgcgctcgccgccgcgaacgggtccCTGAGCGATTAccgcgccgcatccgccggcgCACTCGACTCGGGTTTCTCCCCGGGGGGGCTTCGTAACCCGGGGGGACctcaacgtcgccgccgccgccaccgcaaacgcggtgactggtcgacggcgcacgacgcgtgcgcgcagCTGTGTTTCGCCGCCCTGTGGCgagacgtcgtccgcgggtaCCGGTCgtacctcctcgacgtcggacAGATGTCGGACAcggacggaggaggcgcgtgcttcgacgtcgacggcttcCTCGCCGAAAAGTATCCCGACGGGACCGGTGTCGACGGGGGTAACGCTCCAAAAAACGGTTCGGCGGGACCTCGTTTGGATCCGAACCGtccccgcgtcccgcgcgcgttcgccgccgcgttcgtctccACGGCCTCGTTCGCCAGGCACTGCGAGGTGCagatcgcggacgcggtttcggcggcggagcgcgatcggcggcgtTTCGGGGCGGTGTCGGGTTCGAACCCTCGCGGGGACTCTTTTTCCGGTACTCTTCCGGACGTCGCATCCCGCGAAGGGGCGAAACAGAGCGGACAGAACGCGCCACGTGGCGCGAAACTCGTCGATCCCATGCTCGCGGAGGATCACGACGACCGGTCGTCGGGCGGTTCGCACGACGggagcggcgtcgaggggAACACTagggcggtgactggtcggcTGGTCACCGGGAAAATCgtgcgccgcccgcgggttttcgacccgtcgtcgttcgaggGCGCGTACGATAGGAGCTCGTACGTTGGCACGTCgggtcgcgggttcgattccgCGCGGGGccgaacgcgcgtcgccacccgcgggGTCACGTTTCGAAGCGTCCAGctgagccgcggcgggtgggacgacgacgagctcctcgacgaggacggggttccatccggcggcgacctccccGTTCACGTCGGGAACGGTACCGACCGactcgcgaacgacgacgacgacgttcccTCCTCATTCGGCGGGTTCACCGCGGTGGGTCacggcgcggggtcgccgtcgccgcacgcgttGACCCTTCGGCGCTCCGTGAATCACGCCTCCgtcgagtcgtcgtcgcatcGGCAAACGCAACCGCCCAACCCGCCTCGAGCCGGGTTACCCGCGATGGAGCCCGTGTGCGTGACCTCGAACGGGGATTCCCGAGCGGGGGAGCGCGATCCGTGGCGTTCCGCGGTCCCGGGTTCGATcccgggcggaggaggcgagacGAGGGATTCGCGAGATGAGGGGCCCCCGGGCGGCGAATCGGACTTGAACGTTTCATCCTCCGGGCTCTCGTTTCTCGGGTTTGGGGACGGCGCGAATAACGGGACGAACGGGACGCGCGTTCCGGTGCAGAGGGCGTCCAGCGTGACGCACGGTCTGAGCACGATTCGCCCGGGGGGCCCGGCGGGGGTCCGCGGAAACCCTTCCGGGGGGCAATCCGGAACATCCACCGAATCGTCGGACCGGGCTGGTACCGCCGGGCACAGGCCGCGGCACGGAcggtccgcgtcgagcacgtcgttcttcgcgcccgccccgtcgtcgccgccccgggaccgacgcgcgggttTGATTCCCGGGTCGTCCAACTCGGaatccgacggcgagggttCGACTGCTCCGGGCAAGACCAACTCGGGCAAGAACCTTAGCTTATCGTacctcgcgagctcgatgtcgccgccgcgaatgTTCGGGTCGCCGTCCAAGCAGCGGAGCTTCCGCGAACGAAGGCGACAGAGCGAAGACATGACGACGCGCCACCCACCcaacgcgacgcccgcggaccCGAACTCGAACGCGGATGGCCGCAAAGGACAAGTCAAGGACAAGTCGAGCGAAAAGATGAAATCGAGCTACGGCGCCAGCATCTTCGGGCTAACCTTTCGAAGCAGACGCAagtccgaggcggcgaggttcaAGGCGCAGAGGGGCGAGAGCGACCACGGGGCGAATAACTTCggcccgaccgccgccggcgccgccgccgcccgcgcggccgggTCCGGCGGGGATCTGTCGCAGTGGATCGCGATGATGTCCTCCGagaccccggcgccgtcggctcAAAACTCGCGGAAAGATCTCGACGTGACGGCCGGCGAAACGGCCGGAGAAACGGCCAGCGAAACGGCCGCCGCCATTCGAAcgtcccccgccgacgccctcgacgtccccggcggcgacggaaacgtcgagctcgccgagaaCGTCGCCGACTTGGCCGAGAAAAAAACGCACGAAAAAACGGTTCATCAAAAaccgacgtcgtccgagctcgcgccggcgcccgagaCCGCCGAGAAACGGTCAGAAACGGTCAGAAACGGTCACACCGAgacagcctcctccttcgtcgccgcgaagacgCGCGAGCTGTGGTcgttggcgtccgcgggagccgacattcgcgcgcgcgccgccgccgccgccgccgccgttcgcgcgcttCGACCCGTTTGTTCAACGCGTTCAACAAATATGTTCGACGTTCGACGTTCGACgttgtccgccgccgccgccgagctcgtcgccgtggacctcgacggcgtcctcgcggcgatggagggcgcgcacggcgacgacggaacTCTTCTCGGTCTTTCCGGAACTCTCGGTCCCGGCGACTcactcgccggcgtccaccaACTCGACCACTCGCCCGTGCCCGGGTTGCTCAGCTACTACTCCGGCCAGTCCCTCCGGCTCATCGAGGAGACGTCGGGGGAAGGGGCGTCTCTGTCGCCGTCCGAACCTCCCGGGTTCGATTCCAGGTCGGGCCAAAACCATGGATTGCAATCGACTTTTATCGACGAGACGGACGGGGCTGAGAACGAGGCTGAGCGttcgatgcgcgcggcggacgacgaggctaagcgaagcgcccgcgcggcggcgagaaggagaTCAGAAAAAGCTcggctggacgcggcgctggaatTAACTCGATGGCCCGGctatcgcgccgcgctggacgccgtggcggtcgcggcgatcgcgagcggcgacgtcgcgaag GTTGCGGCTGTGCTCCGCGTCGTGAGGGGTAACGACGGACGCGTGGCTctgccgggcggcgcgcgggtctggTCGGATCCGAACGTGTGGATCGGCCTTTACGATTTTTACGAATCGTGCGCCGAGTTTGGGAACGAGTTCGAAGACGATTCATACGACGAttcgtacgacgacgacgtcggggggCCGAGTCTCGCCAACCCCccgggaatcgaacccgcgaccgGACGAGCGCTCCGAGCGGCGAATGACCGCTCGTGCACGccggcggctttggcgggTCGCATGGCGAGCGTGGGGCTCCcgccgcacgccgtcgccgcgctcctcgcgtcggcgtgtgCCAAACGGTCAAAGAAACGGTCAAAGAAACGGTCGACAAAAGGGGGAACGAACGAGtcgagacggacgccgctCGAAAaaggcgccgacgacgtgggTAAAGGTCGCGTGGGTAAAAGCGGCGCGACAAAAACGCTCGGAAAAACGCTCGaagacgcggacgccgcggctggtCTTCCGCGAAGGGTCGCGCCGATCccggcgtccagcgcggatCGCGTCGGTCGCTCCGTCGGCCGCGTGTGGGAAGTTTCGTCGAGTTTGCCCACCCGGGGGATCGAACCGTTGACCTCAAGTACACCGAGCGACGCCCCCACCGACGCCATTAACCCTCGCGGcaagacgggcgcggggatcggGGTGTCGCACGACGCGTGGATCGAACGgatgcgtcgcgcgtcgagaTGGGTCGGCACCCGTGGGGAGTCGGCACCCCATCAGTCGGCACCCCATCAGTCGGCACCCCATCCCCGGGGATCCCAATCGCACCCGGGGGGACGCGggtccgacgccgagaacGAGGCGCCGTGGTgggcccgcgcggaggcgacggcggggctcggcggcgcgtccccgtTTTCCGACGTTTTTTCGATGTCAGAGTTTAACGGCGCCTCGAAGAAGAAGCGGACTTTCACGGTGAGGTTAAACTCCCgcgtcgtaacggtcgaaAACGGTCGAATCGAAGAAGATGAGGACGAAGGTGACGGTGATACGCCCAGACGGGACGGCGCGAtactcgtcgacgagggttTGGAAGAGTACCTCTCCGGCTTGGACCTCGATGGTGAGGAGGACTTCGAGTTTCACGATCCGAGGGACGAAGACGAGTTTCTTCGATTCGACCGTTttcgaccgttacgacgccgcggggactGGTGCGACCTGCCCGccgacgtgctcgcggcgtcgccgtggtccgatcgtcgcgaacgGTCGGCccggacgagcggcggctccgATTTCGTCCAGCCGTCGAACTCGATCTCGCGAAGAAATTCCATCCGCCTCGACGGTCCCGACTCCCGTTGGGGAGCCGACACGTCGTCGCACCACGccatcaccgccgtcgccgtcggcgccggtgggatcgccgcggtgggctcgtgccacggcgcgttcgccgcgtggAACCCTCGCACGGGCGTGGTGGTCCGCGCCAGGCCCGGCGGATGGGGCGAAGCCGTCTCG gtcgcgggcgcgattgGAACCAATCGGCACTACAACCCGACGGTGGGTCTCACCGCGTTGGGGTTCACGGCTGGAAGCAGTTCGgggttgggcggcggcgacggtgggaatcgatccggcgacctcgcggtgggcgggacgaggggcggcggcgtcgccgcgtgggaCGTGCGAacgggcgcgtgcgtctgcgcgtcgccggggtcgcacgcgggcgccgtcacCATCGTCCAATCCGCCACGTCAGCTTCCACGTCAGCTtccacgtcatcgtccaCGTCACAAGTCTCCTCCACCGACGTTGGATCTGGCGGGGAACTTTCAAACGGGTCAAACGCCGATAATAATTCGTCGTTCGGCGCCGTCTTCGGTCACCCCGCGTTGGCGCTGACGGCTTCAAACGCACCCGCCgacg GCCGCGTTCGCTTGTGGGACGTGAGGGCGGGCCCCAGGGAAACCGCGGCTGCGCTCGggggccaccgcggcggcgtccacgccgtctcTTGCGAATCGCCAAAGTTCGTGTTCAcgggtgacggcgacggcgtcgtcagGGCGTGGGactggcgacgcgcggggggcggtcCAATCGCTTCTGCCAACGCGCACgacggtgagtttattttcatTTTCGTATGGACAATTCGACTGACGCGGTTTTTTTTAACaggcgtcgtcaccgcggtgacgccgctGCGTTTCGATCgagccgacgtcgcggcgagcgctgGGGTGGACGGCGTGGTCAGGGTGCTGTCGCTGGACGGGGGtaagggcggcggggtggcgcTGGTGGGTCAcctcgcgccggtgacgggtCTGGTGAGGTTGGGAGggttcgtcggcgagggcggatcg GATTTACCGGATCCGTCGTCCAAGGCGACCAGTCACCGACCAGTCGCCGGGCACGGGCGCAGGCTGAGCAGCATCGCGGACCTGACCCGGGGACCCGGCGGCCATCCCGGGGACGTCGCCTTCGACCGGCGGCTCGGGTcctccctcggcggctcgggcgggaTGACCGACTCGTATTATTCAGGAAACGTATCTGGACAGTTTGCGGGATTGGCTTCGGCTTCGGCGGATGGCGCCGTTCGACTGTGGTgccccgacggcggtggcggcgccgggtggcggtgcgcggcggtggcgcacgcgcacgcctcgcgcgtcgtcgcgatggcgaggTGTACATCCGGAACGAATTCTGGAAGTTCTGGAAGTTCTTCCGGAGGAGGAGTTTCTTCTTCCGGGCGTTTATTTCGAGGCACAAATTTGCtcaccgcgggggacgacgcgagcttcgcgcggtGGCCGGACGCGGAGCCGTTcctgcggcgcgcgcggaacaGCCGTTCGGGTGTTCGACCGGTGCAGTCGTCCGTGAGGTACCGACGCGTCGGgggatcgaacccgcgcggcggcggcgcggcgtggacgccggaGAGGATGCACCACAGGTGTTACGTTCAGTCGCCGCGGGTAGTTTGCGCCATCGACGCTTCGGGGTCGGGTGCGTTGGTGGTTGGGACGAGGGACGGCGtggtgacgtgcgcgtcTCTGGAGTGA
- a CDS encoding predicted protein gives MSKCSRNHLGRPISDGTGGFKAAVVHEISPIANPKFSKMSGIQEWRNVVTLFVNVGDKHGNSYDNVFTHCGGRITWFAQPRQGEDTPVIQRIVKTKDGSGMDALALATAPAGLIPGDEEDEEGDERTGAEAETGAEAGAETGAEAETETEAGAGAGRGKGRQRRDKEWPVHLFCRMEGCEYVYCGRLRTIDHDPRARPMKFTFRLLDAPLLRTSDDFLGLVDLADADADPGLGGAGKKAPR, from the coding sequence atgTCGAAATGCTCGCGAAACCATCTCGGCCGGCCAATCTcggacggcaccggcgggttcaaagccgccgtcgtccacgagATCTCCCCAATCGCCAACCCCAAGTTCAGCAAGATGTCTGGGATCCAGGAGTGGCGCAACGTCGTGACGTTGTTCGTAAACGTCGGAGATAAGCACGGCAACTCGTACGATAACGTCTTCACGCACTGCGGGGGTAGGATCACGTGGTTCGCGCAACCGAGGCAAGGGGAAGACACGCCGGTGATTCAGCGCATCGTCAAGACGAAGGACGGGAGCGGGatggacgcgctggcgctggcgacggcgccggcggggttGATTCcgggcgacgaagaagacgaagagggcgacgagcgcacCGGAGCTGAAGCTGAAACTGGGGCCGAAGCCGGAGCCGAAACCGGCGCTGAAGCCGAAACTGAAACCgaagccggagccggagccggccGGGGGAAAGGGAGGCAACGTAGGGACAAGGAGTGGCCGGTGCACCTGTTCTGCCGCATGGAAGGGTGCGAGTACGTGTACTGCGGCCGTCTGCGAACGATCGATCacgacccccgcgctcgaccgATGAAGTTTACGTTTCGACTGCTAGACGCGCCGCTGCTGCGAACGTCGGACGATTTCCTCGGGTTGGTGGACCtagcggacgcggacgcggacccTGGGCTGGGCGGTGCCGGGAAAAAGGCGCCTCGATAA